One genomic window of Sporosarcina sp. FSL K6-3457 includes the following:
- a CDS encoding DNA-dependent RNA polymerase subunit epsilon, which translates to MIYKVYYQENMLQVPVRENTQSMYIEADSERSVREKLKDRNYSIEFVQLLEGAHLEHEQAAPYFELEQV; encoded by the coding sequence ATGATTTATAAAGTTTATTATCAAGAAAACATGCTACAAGTACCTGTCCGCGAAAATACACAAAGCATGTACATCGAAGCGGACTCGGAAAGGTCTGTCCGCGAAAAGTTAAAAGATCGTAACTACAGTATTGAATTTGTCCAACTTCTTGAAGGTGCACACCTTGAACACGAGCAGGCTGCACCATATTTCGAGCTCGAGCAGGTTTAA